The Chrysoperla carnea chromosome X, inChrCarn1.1, whole genome shotgun sequence genome includes a region encoding these proteins:
- the LOC123302884 gene encoding uncharacterized protein LOC123302884 encodes MKALMPNKVSDSTSVDSVKPLQQDNNLARSHLRSQCASKNVCRKCDSNQHHTTLHPGFQSPVTSATKATVSDLNASPSTSITQPPHSTGNDIPALSCTSYAQNPQGVLLGTAQILINTHSGNYFSVRALVDPGSQVSIISLSCCRALGLPIKPTSTQISGIGATETSCHGTVSCILKSKYSDIKVSTIAYVMSTISLNLPSVELSQEVISRFTSLKLADSQFYKSSPVDFLIGADLFPSVLSCTDSQTIQGFPSAINSIFGWLIIGPVEGNPPTQPISLLSTAQISDHLQNFWETEEVSVSIPSNPSDILAERHFKDTHSRDSTGRYIVALPFRPGSLPALFNKERSLASFINLEKRLSKFPEKYKAYTEFMDEYISLCHMSKATNSSGYIIPHHCVTKDTSTSTKLRVVFNASDPGYNKISLNSLLLAGPKLQNDISDILYSFRFNAIALCSDIRQMYRQILVRPEDRIYQHIFYRPSTESDVVEFELNTVTYGLVPSAFLAQRCLKQLVIDEGNHYPLASQALLHNTYVDDIITGASSPEQAKTLMTQLQTLMSRGGFELRKWTSNDPSILTDLPVDHIETPFIKVIFNEGALELFNQEDNYSLTIKRT; translated from the exons ATGAAGGCGTTAATGCCAAACAAAGTTTCTGATTCAACATCGGTTGATTCAGTCAAACCTCTTCAACAAGATAACAATTTAGCTC GTTCTCATCTTCGAAGCCAATGTGCTTCTAAAAATGTATGTCGCAAGTGTGATTCTAATCAACATCACACTACCCTTCATCCTGGGTTTCAATCACCGGTCACGTCGGCAACCAAAGCCACCGTTTCGGACTTGAATGCGTCTCCCTCAACCTCAATCACTCAACCCCCTCACAGCACCGGTAACGACATCCCGGCGCTGTCATGTACTTCATATGCCCAAAACCCACAAGGGGTCTTACTGGGCACAgcgcaaattttaattaatacccacagtggtaattatttttctgttcgGGCACTTGTGGACCCTGGCTCCCAAGtgtcaattatttcattatcatgTTGTCGTGCTCTTGGTTTACCTATTAAACCCACTTCAACTCAAATTTCTGGTATTGGCGCCACCGAAACCTCTTGTCATGGTACGGTTTCGTgtattttaaagtcaaaatattcTGACATAAAAGTCTCTACAATTGCATATGTCATGTCTACTATTTCGTTAAATTTACCTTCAGTTGAATTGTCTCAAGAAGTCATCAGTCGCTTCACGTCACTCAAATTGGCAGATAGCCAATTTTATAAATCGTCCCCCGTGGATTTCTTAATAGGGGCAGATTTGTTCCCCTCTGTATTGTCATGTACGGATTCTCAAACTATTCAGGGATTCCCTTCCGCCATAAACAGTATTTTTGGATGGTTAATTATCGGTCCTGTTGAGGGCAACCCCCCTACTCAACCCATTTCACTTCTGAGCACTGCTCAAATAAGTgatcatttacaaaatttttgggaaaCTGAAGAAGTTTCGGTTTCCATCCCCTCAAATCCTTCAGATATTTTGGCGGAACGCCATTTTAAAGACACGCATTCGCGTGACTCAACGGGTCGATACATTGTCGCTCTTCCGTTTCGTCCGGGCAGCCTCCCTGCCCTTTTCAACAAGGAGCGTTCACTCGCTTCctttattaatttggaaaaaagattgtctaaatttCCTGAAAAATACAAGGCGTATACCGAATTCATGGATGAATACATTTCATTATGTCACATGTCAAAGGCAACTAACTCATCAGGTTATATAATTCCCCATCATTGTGTCACTAAGGACACTAGTACATCCACCAAATTACGTGTTGTTTTTAACGCATCGGACCCAGGttacaacaaaatttctttaaattcattattgttgGCCGGTCCTAAATTACAAAACGATATCTCGGATATCCTTTATTCATTCCGTTTTAACGCAATAGCCTTGTGTTCCGATATACGTCAAATGTATCGACAAATTTTGGTACGTCCAGAAGATCGCATTTATCAGCATATATTTTACCGACCATCCACTGAATCCGACGTCGTTGAATTTGAACTAAATACCGTAACATACGGCTTAGTTCCTTCCGCTTTTCTTGCACAAAGGTGCCTAAAACAATTAGTTATCGACGAAGGCAATCATTATCCTTTGGCTTCTCAAGCCCTTCTGCACAACACTTACGTTGATGATATTATTACTGGTGCTTCGTCTCCTGAACAAGCCAAAACTTTAATGACACAATTACAAACTTTAATGAGTAGGGGAGGTTTTGAGTTGCGAAAATGGACTAGCAACGATCCTTCTATATTAACTGATCTCCCTGTAGATCACATCGAGACGCCATTTAT